One window of Eublepharis macularius isolate TG4126 chromosome 17, MPM_Emac_v1.0, whole genome shotgun sequence genomic DNA carries:
- the UNC45B gene encoding protein unc-45 homolog B encodes MEDPVQLKDEGNKYFQANDYENAIKSYSKALKLTKDKPLQAVLYRNRAACFLKKESYAQVASDASRAIDIDPSDIKALYRRSQALEKLGKLDQAFKDIQRCATIEPRNKNFQETLHRLGASIQEKLKIQFSTDARVQKMFEILLDENSEKDKREKAANNLIVLGREEAGAERIFQNNGLPLLMRLIETKNPELILAAVRTLSGMCTAHKARATAILHMLGIGNICQWMAIDHEEISLAVCNLLQAIIDSLTGEGKKEEHGKGDALVLDTKKDLKMITTHLLDMLPSKKVSGQGRDRSLNLLNKNVPRKDQRNPDNSRTLFVVDSGLKKILKIAGQIPDMPNCLPLTENSQLTASVLLNKLYDDLRCDSERENFRLLCEEYIQSQIDPQDMDKTLHAIQVVSGVLQGPFDLGNQLLGMKGVMEMMVALCGSEREIDQLVAVEALIHASTKLSRATFIITNGIALLKEIYKKTKNEKIKIRALVGLCKLGSAGGTDYGLRQFAEGSTEKLAKQCRKWLCNPAIDTRTRKWAIEGLAYLTLDADVKDDFVEDEPALQAMFELAKTSDKTILYSVASVLVNCTNSYDVKEILPELVQLAKFSKQHVPEQHPKDKKDFVEKRVKRLVKSGVTSALVCMVKADSAILTDQTKELLARVFLALCEDPKDRGTIVAQGGGKALIPLALEGTDIGKIKASHALAKIAAVSNPDIAFPGERVYEVVRPLVSLLNTERDGLQNFEALRGLTNFSGRSDKLRQKIIKEKAMPDIENYMFENHDQLRQAATECMCNLVVNKEVQERFLADGNDRLKLVVLLCGEDDEKVQNAAAGALAMLTAAHKKLCHKLTQVTTQWLEILQRLCLHDKLEIQHRGVVIVYNLIHADQDLAKKLVESEMLEILTVIGKQEDNPNLQHVLKVARECLVKFMDYGLIKPVSQP; translated from the exons ATGGAAGACCCTGTGCAGCTGAAGGACGAAGGGAATAAATATTTTCAGGCCAATGACTACGAGAACGCGATTAAAAGCTACTCAAAAGCACTGAAACTCACCAAAGACAAGCCCCTCCAGGCCGTCTTGTACCGCAACCGAGCAGCCTGTTTCCTGAAAAAG GAAAGCTACGCCCAGGTGGCATCAGATGCATCTAGAG CTATCGATATCGATCCTTCTGACATTAAGGCCCTGTATAGGCGCAGCCAGGCCCTCGAGAAGCTGGGGAAGCTGGACCAAGCCTTCAAAGACATCCAAAGGTGTGCCACTATTGAGCCCCGGAACAAAAACTTCCAAGAGACCCTTCACCGTTTAGGAGCCAGCATCCAGGAGAAG TTGAAGATCCAGTTCTCTACCGATGCCAGAGTGCAGAAAATGTTTGAAATCCTGCTGGATGAAAATAGTGAGAAAGACAAACGAGAGAAG GCAGCGAACAACCTCATTGTTCTTGGTCGGGAGGAAGCAGGAGCAGAGAGGATATTCCAGAACAACGGTCTGCCCTTGCTCATGAGGCTGATAGAAACCAAGAATCCAGAGCTGATCCTCGCAGCCGTGAGGACCCTTTCGGGGATGTGCACAGCCCACAAGGCACGg GCCACCGCAATTCTCCACATGCTGGGAATTGGCAACATTTGTCAGTGGATGGCCATAGATCATGAAGAGATCTCTCTGGCTGTCTGCAACCTCCTGCAGGCCATCATTGACTCTTTAACTGGAGAGGGCAAGAAAGAGGAACATGGGAAAGGAGATGCTCTGGTGTTAG acaccaAGAAGGATCTAAAGATGATCACCACTCACCTTCTGGACATGCTTCCCAGTAAGAAAGTATCGGGGCAAGGCCGGGATCGGTCTCTCAACCTGCTCAATAAAAACGTGCCAAGGAAGGATCAGAGAAACCCGGACAACAGCCGGACCCTCTTTGTGGTCGACAGTG GTCTAAAAAAGATCCTGAAAATTGCCGGCCAGATCCCAGACATGCCCAATTGCCTACCGCTGACGGAGAACAGTCAGCTGACCGCTTCTGTTCTTCTGAACAAACTGTATGACGACTTGCGATGCGATTCCGAGAGAGAGAATTTCAGGCTGCTCTGCGAAGAGTACATCCA GAGCCAGATAGACCCTCAAGACATGGATAAGACTCTGCATGCCATCCAGGTAGTGTCTGGAGTCTTGCAAGGACCTTTCGATTTGGGTAACCAGCTGCTGGGTATGAAGGGCGTCATGGAGATGATGGTGGCCCTGTGCGGCTCTGAACGAGAGATTGACCAGCTGGTGGCCGTGGAAGCCCTCATCCATGCTTCAACCAAGCTAAGTCGGGCCACCTTCATCATCACCAATGGAATCGCCCTGCTGAAGGAAATTTACAAGAAGACTAAGAATGAGAAGATCAAGATTCGAGCTCTGGTG GGTCTTTGCAAGCTGGGCTCCGCAGGGGGGACGGACTATGGCCTACGCCAGTTTGCCGAAGGATCTACCGAAAAGCTAGCGAAACAGTGCCGGAA ATGGCTGTGCAATCCCGCCATAGACACCCGCACTCGGAAGTGGGCCATAGAAGGGCTCGCCTACTTGACCCTGGACGCTGATGTCAAAGATGATTTTGTAGAAGATGAGCCGGCCCTGCAAGCCATGTTCGAACTCGCCAAG ACAAGCGATAAGACCATCTTGTACTCTGTGGCTTCCGTCTTGGTAAACTGCACCAACAGCTACGACGTCAAGGAAATCCTCCCGGAACTTGTGCAGTTGGCCAAGTTTTCCAAACAGCACGTGCCCGAGCAGCACCCAAAG GACAAGAAGGACTTTGTCGAAAAGCGAGTGAAACGTTTGGTCAAATCTGGAGTCACCTCTGCCCTGGTCTGCATGGTGAAAGCAGACAGCGCCATTTTGACAGACCAGACCAAAGAACTCTTAGCTCG AGTTTTCCTTGCCTTATGCGAAGATCCCAAGGACCGTGGAACCATTGTCGCTCAAGGAGGTGGAAAG GCCTTAATACCATTAGCATTAGAAGGCACAGACATTGGCAAGATAAAAGCCTCACACGCTCTTGCAAAGATTGCTGCTGTCTCCAATCCAGACATAGCGTTCCCCGGTGAGAGA GTGTACGAGGTCGTGCGGCCGCTGGTCAGCTTACTGAACACAGAGCGAGACGGGTTACAGAACTTCGAGGCGCTACGTGGGCTCACCAACTTTTCAGGAAGAAGTGACAAACTCAG GCAAAAGATTATCAAAGAGAAAGCCATGCCAGATATTGAAAACTACATGTTTGAAAACCACGATCAACTCCGACAGGCAGCGACGGAGTGTATGTGCAACCTGGTAGTTAACAAAGAG GTCCAAGAGAGATTCCTAGCTGATGGAAATGACCGGCTCAAGCTCGTTGTTTTGTTGTGCGGTGAGGACGATGAGAAAGTTCAGAATGCCGCAGCCGGCGCCCTGGCCATGCTGACCGCGGCACACAAGAAACTCTGCCACAAGCTCACCCAAGTG ACAACCCAGTGGCTGGAGATTCTTCAGAGACTTTGCCTTCATGACAAACTGGAAATCCAGCACCGGGGAGTGGTGATCGTTTATAACTTAATCCACGCAGACCAAGACCTGGCTAAGAAATTGGTGGAAAGTGAAATGCTGGAGATTCTGACCGTTATTGGCAAGCAGGAAGATAACCCTAACCTCCAGCACGTGCTCAAAGTAGCCCGTGAGTGCCTTGTTAAGTTCATGGACTATGGGCTGATCAAGCCGGTATCTCAGCCATAA